A single genomic interval of Bradyrhizobium japonicum USDA 6 harbors:
- a CDS encoding type I secretion system permease/ATPase, producing MAAVPGVRRSELGDALRACRTAFVGVGLMSCMINLLYLTGSIFMLEVYDRVLPSRSVPTLVGLIILAGFLYMAQGVLDMIRNRILGRVGTALDEALNKRVFDTIVRLPLLVGSRNEGLQPLRDLDNVRSFLGGMGPSAFFDLPWLPLYLAICFAFHVMIGVTALVGAIILVGLTLVTEFLSRQPAKEAMGLAAQRNDLAASSRRNAEVMVSMGMTGRMNQRWSEANEKYLDGNQRASDVAGGLGAVAKVLRMMLQSAVLAVGAYLVIHQEATAGIIIAGSILSARALAPVDLAIAHWKSFVAARQSWQRLTRLLEQMPPQTMPTQLQAPTSRLSVEGISMVPPGDQRLIVQDVSFALTAGNGLGVIGPSGSGKSSLIRALVGVWHPVRGKVRLDGAALDQWASDMLGRHIGYLPQDVELFGGTIAQNISRFDPEATSDGIISAAKEAGVHEMIIKMREGYNTQVGEQGTALSAGQAQRVALARALYGNPFLIVLDEPNSNLDTEGDEALTRAIRSARERGAIVIVVAHRPIGVEAVDQILVLRDGRMQAFGPKEQVLAQVLQPRVTPPAPIKIVSEGGVPKS from the coding sequence ATGGCAGCCGTACCTGGCGTCCGCCGTTCAGAGCTCGGTGACGCCTTGCGTGCTTGTCGCACGGCGTTCGTCGGCGTCGGCTTGATGAGCTGCATGATCAACCTGCTCTATCTGACCGGGTCGATCTTCATGCTGGAGGTCTACGACCGGGTTCTGCCGAGCCGGAGCGTTCCGACGCTCGTCGGCCTGATCATCCTCGCTGGCTTCCTCTATATGGCGCAGGGCGTGCTCGACATGATCCGAAACCGGATCCTGGGGCGGGTCGGCACCGCGCTGGACGAGGCCCTCAACAAGCGCGTGTTCGACACCATCGTGCGCCTGCCGCTCCTGGTCGGCAGCCGCAACGAGGGCCTGCAGCCGCTGCGCGACCTCGACAATGTCCGCTCCTTCCTCGGTGGCATGGGTCCGAGCGCGTTCTTCGACCTGCCCTGGCTGCCGCTCTATCTCGCGATCTGCTTCGCCTTCCACGTCATGATCGGCGTGACCGCCTTGGTCGGCGCCATCATCCTGGTCGGACTGACGCTGGTCACCGAATTCCTCTCCCGCCAGCCGGCGAAGGAGGCGATGGGCCTTGCCGCCCAGCGCAACGATCTCGCCGCCTCCAGCCGGCGCAACGCCGAAGTCATGGTCTCGATGGGCATGACCGGCCGGATGAACCAGCGCTGGAGCGAGGCCAACGAAAAATACCTCGACGGCAACCAGCGTGCGAGCGACGTCGCCGGCGGTCTCGGCGCGGTCGCAAAAGTGCTGCGCATGATGCTGCAATCGGCCGTGCTCGCGGTCGGCGCCTATCTCGTCATCCACCAGGAGGCGACCGCCGGCATCATCATCGCCGGCTCGATCCTCTCCGCCCGCGCGCTCGCGCCGGTCGATCTCGCCATCGCGCACTGGAAATCCTTTGTCGCGGCTCGTCAGAGCTGGCAGCGCCTCACGCGCCTGCTGGAGCAGATGCCGCCGCAGACGATGCCGACCCAGTTGCAGGCGCCCACCAGTCGTCTGTCGGTCGAGGGCATCTCCATGGTGCCGCCCGGCGATCAGCGCCTCATCGTGCAGGACGTCAGCTTCGCGCTCACCGCCGGCAATGGCCTCGGCGTGATCGGGCCGAGCGGGTCCGGCAAATCGTCGCTGATCCGCGCGCTGGTCGGCGTCTGGCATCCGGTCCGTGGCAAGGTGCGGCTCGACGGCGCTGCGCTCGACCAGTGGGCCTCCGACATGCTCGGCCGCCACATCGGCTATCTGCCGCAGGACGTCGAATTGTTCGGCGGCACCATCGCGCAGAACATCAGCCGTTTCGATCCCGAGGCCACCTCTGACGGCATCATTTCCGCGGCGAAGGAAGCCGGCGTGCACGAGATGATCATCAAGATGCGCGAGGGCTACAACACGCAGGTCGGCGAGCAGGGCACCGCGCTCTCCGCGGGCCAGGCGCAGCGCGTGGCGCTGGCGCGCGCGCTCTACGGCAACCCGTTCCTGATCGTGCTCGACGAGCCCAACTCCAATCTCGACACCGAGGGCGACGAGGCGCTGACCCGCGCGATCCGCAGTGCGCGCGAGCGCGGCGCCATCGTCATCGTGGTGGCGCATCGCCCGATCGGCGTCGAGGCGGTCGACCAGATCCTGGTGCTGCGCGACGGCCGCATGCAGGCGTTCGGGCCGAAGGAGCAGGTGCTTGCCCAGGTGCTTCAGCCGCGCGTGACGCCGCCGGCACCGATCAAGATCGTCAGCGAAGGCGGAGTGCCCAAGTCATGA
- a CDS encoding AMP nucleosidase, protein MQSPPSIATKSFTDVVLAVARLEEIYERNTKFLRDRFEAYVNGEAITTRVRAYYPFVRLTTATHARLDSRLAYGFVAGPGVHETSVTRPDLFRAYLTEQIGLLIQNHGVPVEIGESAEPIPIHFAYRRDINIEAAITTSENSLVTRSLRDAFDVPDLATMDDSIADGTFELQPGAPEPLSLFRAARVDYSLRRLYHYTGTDPEHFQNFVIFTNYQFYVDAFAQLCQQRLQSGEAGLEAFVAPGNVITGSGGATSGVAPARAPQMPAFHLVAPGYRGITLINIGTGPSNARNVTDHVAVLRPHAWLMLGHCAGLRNTQRLGDYVLAHGYVREDHVLDRELPLWVPIPALAEMQVALEQAVEDVTGLEGFELKRLMRTGTVASVDNRNWEISGPEVIRRMSQSRAVALDMESAAIAANGYRFRVPYGTLLCVSDKPLHGEIKLAGMASEFYRRRVGQHLEIGLKALERLKQQESERLHSRKLRSFAEVAFQ, encoded by the coding sequence ATGCAATCCCCACCCTCCATCGCCACCAAATCCTTCACCGATGTCGTCCTCGCCGTCGCCCGCCTCGAGGAAATCTACGAGCGCAACACGAAATTCCTGCGCGACCGGTTCGAGGCCTATGTCAACGGCGAGGCGATCACGACGCGGGTGCGGGCCTATTATCCCTTCGTCCGCCTCACCACCGCGACGCATGCGCGGCTGGACTCGCGTCTCGCCTACGGCTTCGTCGCCGGCCCCGGCGTGCACGAGACCAGCGTCACGCGGCCGGATCTGTTCCGCGCCTATCTCACCGAGCAGATCGGATTGTTGATCCAGAACCACGGCGTTCCCGTCGAGATCGGCGAATCCGCCGAGCCGATCCCGATCCACTTCGCCTACCGCCGCGACATCAACATCGAAGCCGCAATCACCACCAGCGAGAATTCCCTTGTGACGCGATCGCTGCGCGATGCGTTCGACGTGCCCGACCTCGCCACCATGGACGATTCGATCGCCGACGGCACTTTCGAGCTTCAGCCGGGCGCGCCCGAGCCGCTGTCCCTGTTCCGGGCTGCCCGCGTCGATTATTCGCTGCGGCGGCTCTATCACTACACCGGCACCGATCCCGAGCATTTCCAGAATTTCGTGATCTTCACCAACTACCAGTTCTATGTCGATGCCTTCGCGCAGCTCTGCCAGCAGCGGCTGCAGTCCGGCGAAGCCGGCCTCGAAGCCTTCGTCGCGCCCGGTAACGTGATCACCGGCAGCGGCGGCGCAACGAGTGGGGTGGCGCCTGCCCGCGCGCCGCAGATGCCGGCGTTCCATCTGGTCGCGCCTGGCTATCGCGGCATCACCCTGATCAACATCGGCACCGGCCCGTCGAACGCGCGCAACGTCACCGACCATGTCGCAGTGCTGCGCCCGCATGCCTGGCTGATGCTCGGCCATTGCGCAGGCCTGCGCAACACGCAGCGGCTCGGCGACTACGTGCTCGCCCACGGCTATGTGCGCGAGGACCACGTGCTCGACCGCGAGCTGCCGCTCTGGGTGCCGATCCCGGCACTGGCCGAGATGCAGGTCGCGCTCGAACAGGCGGTCGAGGACGTCACCGGCCTCGAAGGTTTCGAGCTGAAGCGCCTGATGCGCACGGGCACCGTTGCGAGCGTCGACAACCGCAACTGGGAGATCTCGGGGCCCGAGGTGATCCGCCGCATGTCGCAGTCGCGCGCGGTCGCGCTCGACATGGAATCGGCCGCGATCGCCGCCAACGGCTACCGCTTTCGCGTTCCCTATGGCACGCTGCTGTGCGTCTCCGACAAGCCGCTGCATGGCGAGATCAAGCTCGCGGGCATGGCCAGCGAATTCTACCGCCGCCGCGTCGGCCAGCATCTCGAGATCGGCCTGAAGGCGCTGGAGCGGCTCAAGCAGCAGGAATCAGAACGGCTGCATTCGCGAAAGCTCCGCAGCTTCGCCGAAGTCGCGTTCCAGTAA
- a CDS encoding GlsB/YeaQ/YmgE family stress response membrane protein, whose translation MYISNEGLLVILFVGLIAGWLAGKIVRGAGFGIIGDIVIGIAGALVASLLFPKLGIRLGTGLVSEIIYSAIGAIILLLVVRLVRGGGRF comes from the coding sequence ATGTACATTTCGAACGAAGGCCTGCTCGTCATCCTGTTTGTCGGCCTGATCGCCGGCTGGCTGGCCGGAAAGATCGTGCGGGGCGCCGGGTTCGGCATCATTGGCGACATCGTGATCGGCATCGCCGGCGCGCTGGTGGCGAGCCTCTTGTTTCCAAAACTGGGTATCCGCCTCGGCACCGGGCTCGTGTCCGAGATCATTTATTCCGCCATCGGCGCCATCATCCTGCTCCTGGTGGTACGGCTGGTGCGCGGCGGCGGCCGGTTCTAG
- a CDS encoding ABC transporter ATP-binding protein, with the protein MTKLVDISGLNIRFTGERTVYAVNDLSLSLGDGEVLGLLGESGSGKSVTLRALMRLLPKKRTQITGKVDVMGRDVLAMNDEELSSFRGQTVSMIFQEPALALDPVYTIGAQIAESVVRHEGKSFAEGRARALEMLEVVRVPSAKRRLDAYPHEMSGGMRQRAMIALALACRPKILLADEPTTALDATVQIQILLLLRELQREFGMSVIFVTHDIGVAIEICDRVAVMYAGQIVEQGTLRDIVRTPVHPYAKGLLASTIHGAKRGARLETIPGTPPSLADKPNNCSFAPRCKLAESRCLEQLPANVEVGPGRAARCVLAEPVGAT; encoded by the coding sequence ATGACAAAGCTCGTCGACATCTCAGGCCTCAATATCCGCTTCACCGGGGAGCGCACGGTCTATGCCGTGAACGATCTCAGTCTCTCGCTCGGTGACGGCGAGGTGCTGGGCCTGCTCGGCGAGTCCGGTTCCGGCAAGAGCGTGACCCTGCGTGCGCTGATGCGGCTGCTGCCGAAGAAGCGCACGCAGATCACGGGCAAGGTCGACGTGATGGGCCGCGACGTGCTCGCCATGAACGACGAGGAGCTGTCGTCGTTCCGCGGCCAGACCGTGTCGATGATCTTTCAGGAGCCCGCGCTCGCGCTCGATCCGGTCTACACTATCGGCGCGCAGATCGCCGAAAGCGTCGTGCGCCATGAAGGCAAGAGCTTTGCGGAAGGGCGGGCGAGGGCGCTCGAAATGCTCGAGGTCGTGCGGGTTCCCTCCGCAAAGCGCAGGCTCGATGCCTATCCGCACGAGATGTCCGGCGGCATGCGCCAGCGCGCGATGATTGCCCTGGCGCTCGCCTGCCGTCCCAAGATCTTGCTTGCGGACGAGCCGACCACCGCGCTCGATGCCACCGTGCAGATCCAGATCCTGCTGCTGCTGCGCGAGCTGCAGCGCGAGTTCGGCATGTCCGTCATCTTCGTCACCCACGACATTGGTGTTGCGATCGAGATCTGCGACCGCGTTGCGGTGATGTATGCCGGCCAGATCGTGGAGCAGGGCACGCTCCGCGACATCGTCCGCACGCCGGTTCACCCCTACGCCAAGGGCCTGCTCGCCTCCACCATCCACGGCGCCAAGCGCGGCGCCCGGCTGGAAACCATCCCCGGCACCCCGCCCTCGCTGGCCGACAAGCCGAACAACTGCTCCTTCGCCCCCCGCTGCAAGCTCGCCGAGTCGCGATGCTTGGAGCAGCTGCCTGCGAATGTCGAGGTAGGGCCGGGTAGGGCGGCGAGATGCGTGCTGGCCGAGCCGGTGGGAGCGACGTAA
- a CDS encoding HlyD family type I secretion periplasmic adaptor subunit: protein MSTMAIGGGKPAAKRTVRDSIRFHLMLGLAIVAALVVGLGGWASTVQISGALIAPGQVVVESNVKKVQHPTGGVVGELRARDGDVVKSGDIVVRLDDTVTKANLAIVTKNLDAALARASRLQAEQRALDKIEFPQPLLDRTNEPDVKTLLSAETKLFDVRVNGRAGQKAQLRERIQQLNEEIEGLSAQEKAKDREIVLVQQELTGVRDLYEKHLVQISRLTTLERDSARLNGERAQYIASRAQAKGKITETELQIIQVDKDMVSEVSKDLRETNDKIGELIERKVAAEDQLRRVDIRAPQDGMVLQSTVHTVGGVVTAGDALMLIVPQADDLQVEAKVNPVDIDKLQIGQKTLLRLSAFNQRTTPELNGVVSRVSPDVTTDQRTGQSYYTIRVSMSPEEVAKLGDSKLIPGMPAEAFVQTGDRTMLSYLMKPLHDQLMRAFREK from the coding sequence ATGAGCACGATGGCTATCGGCGGCGGAAAGCCCGCCGCGAAGAGGACCGTCCGGGATTCCATCAGGTTTCACCTGATGCTCGGACTGGCCATCGTGGCGGCCCTCGTCGTCGGCCTCGGCGGCTGGGCCTCGACGGTGCAGATCTCGGGGGCCCTGATCGCACCGGGCCAGGTCGTGGTCGAATCCAACGTCAAGAAGGTGCAGCATCCGACCGGCGGCGTGGTCGGCGAGCTGCGCGCCCGCGACGGCGACGTGGTCAAGTCCGGCGACATCGTGGTACGGCTCGACGACACCGTCACCAAGGCGAATCTCGCCATCGTCACCAAGAATCTCGACGCCGCGCTGGCGCGCGCGTCTCGGCTCCAGGCCGAGCAGCGCGCGCTCGACAAGATCGAGTTTCCGCAACCGCTGCTCGATCGCACCAACGAGCCCGACGTCAAGACGCTGCTCTCCGCCGAAACCAAGCTGTTCGACGTCCGCGTCAACGGCCGCGCCGGCCAGAAGGCGCAGCTCCGCGAGCGCATCCAGCAGCTCAACGAGGAGATCGAGGGCCTCTCCGCGCAGGAGAAGGCCAAGGACAGGGAAATCGTCCTGGTGCAGCAGGAGCTCACCGGCGTGCGCGATCTCTACGAGAAGCACCTGGTGCAGATCTCGCGCCTGACCACGCTCGAGCGCGACAGCGCCCGCCTCAACGGCGAGCGCGCGCAATACATCGCATCGCGCGCGCAGGCCAAGGGCAAGATCACCGAGACCGAGCTTCAGATCATCCAGGTCGACAAGGACATGGTGAGCGAGGTCTCCAAGGACCTGCGCGAGACCAACGACAAGATCGGCGAGCTGATCGAGCGCAAGGTCGCGGCCGAGGATCAGCTTCGCCGCGTCGACATCCGCGCGCCGCAGGACGGCATGGTGCTGCAATCGACGGTGCATACCGTCGGCGGCGTCGTCACCGCCGGCGATGCCCTCATGCTGATCGTGCCGCAGGCGGACGATCTGCAGGTCGAGGCCAAGGTCAATCCTGTCGATATCGACAAGCTCCAGATCGGCCAGAAGACGCTGCTGCGCCTGTCCGCGTTCAACCAGCGCACCACGCCCGAGCTCAACGGCGTCGTCAGCCGCGTTTCACCCGACGTCACCACCGACCAGCGCACCGGCCAGAGCTACTACACCATCCGCGTGTCGATGTCCCCGGAAGAGGTCGCCAAGCTCGGCGACTCCAAGCTGATCCCCGGCATGCCGGCGGAAGCCTTCGTCCAGACCGGCGACCGCACCATGCTGTCCTATCTGATGAAGCCGCTGCACGACCAGCTGATGCGGGCATTCCGCGAGAAGTGA